The following are from one region of the Malassezia vespertilionis chromosome 4, complete sequence genome:
- the COQ6_2 gene encoding Putative ubiquinone biosynthesis monooxygenase (COG:Q; EggNog:ENOG503NV68) has product MYGTAAPAAPAPTTQSLPPIGSKDYPKPKRMQLPGINELMSRFEEIWFEALKFATDQEAVTSMLRVDHSGEIAANTIYEAQADVFGYRGKPVEKALIIEMWENEKKHLSAAQSMLDEYNARPSLLVPVWSLAGRFLGGVTAIMGEKSAMACTEAVETVIGEHYDEYVLSFCCIYFSQLKHLDTIAKKLTETYDGEKAAELMESIALLKSVLIEFRDDELEHLDTAVEHDSQQAPAHALLSAVVEYGCKGAIEVAKRI; this is encoded by the exons ATGTACGGTACtgccgcgcctgctgcgcctgctcctACGACCCAGTCTTTGCCACCAATCGGATCTAAGGACTATCCGAAACCTAAAAGGATGCAACTCCCCGGCATTAATGAATTAATGTCT CGTTTCGAAGAGATTT GGTTTGAGGCACT GAAGTTTGC CACCGATCAAGAAGCCGTCACGTCCATGCTGCGTGTCGACCATTCCGGAGAAATAGCTGCCAATACAATCTACGAGGCGCAAGCTGACGTATTTGGGTACCGTGGTAAGCCGGTCGAAAAGGCTCTGATTATTGAAATGTGGGAAAACGAAAAGAAACATTTGAGTGCGGCACAGTCGATGCTGGATGAGTATAATGCACGTCCTTCACTCCTTGTTCCTGTCTGGTCTCTTGCGGGGCGGTTTCTTGGAGGTGTAACAGCAATAATGGGAGAAAAAAGCGCGATGGCGTGCACGGAAGCTGTGGAAACGGTAATTGGAGAGCATTATGACGAGTACGTGTTAAGCTTTTGTTGTATTTACTTTAGTCAACTAAAGCACCTGGACACCATTGCCAAAAAATTGACAGAAACGTATGATGGAGAGAAGGCGGCCGAGCTTATGGAATCCATTGCCCTTTTAAAATCTGTTTTAATCGAATTTCGCGACGATGAGCTGGAACATCTCGATACTGCCGTAGAGCACGACTCTCAACAGGCGCCCGCTCATGCGCTTTTGTCTGCTGTTGTTGAGTATGGCTGCAAAGGCGCGATTGAAGTCGCTAAACGAATTTAA
- the DPH1 gene encoding 2-(3-amino-3-carboxypropyl)histidine synthase (EggNog:ENOG503NUF2; BUSCO:EOG09261X9E; COG:J) yields MSDASQPRRRFTRQESNIAAPIVGGSIPESITQDPLLNGAIAALLPPNYNFEIHKTIFQIRKFDAECVALQMPEGLTMWATAIADIIERFTTATTVIMGDVTYGACCVDDYTAMGLGCDMLVHYGHSCLVPVDQTMIRTLYVFVEISVDAEHLLQTVRYNFPSTRDEFYNKVLTAPGERNAPAAVAVEMTGGMTGGTELEMESPRTRIALVGTIQFIAAIQSIRERLTLGDTDAPTIPVDEKEISETQDKALVRYDGDHLKHARYEVTVPQIKPLSPGEILGCTSPKLDHTKIDAILYVGDGRFHLESIMIANPRIPAFRYDPYTKRLQRELYDHPEMRRLRRAAIFEASASLESSEEGVEQAAKPGWGLVLGTLGRQGSTKVLDYLGEVLSLRDATVKHVPILLSELSPQKISLFGDHLSVIVQTSCPRLSIDWGSAFPKPLLSPYEAAATLGRAPMWSDKDNALGMVRYPGTRPDNAPEEAAEKNVSDYPMDFYANASLGPWTPRHGLGVAKKSGRSNRALLQSMGIRIRQSEAR; encoded by the exons ATGAGCGATGCGTCACAGCCGCGGCGACGATTTACACGACAAGAATCCAACATTGCAGCACCAATAGTAGGTGGGAGTATACCCGAATCCATCACACAAGACCCTCTACTGAACGGCGCCATTGCAGCACTTTTGCCGCCAAACTACAATTTTGAAATTCACAAGACCATTTTCCAGATTCGCAAATTCGACGCGGAATGTGTTGCACTGCAAATGCCAGAAGGACTTACGATGTGGGCCACTGCAATTGCAGATATAATTGAGCG CTTCACTACAGCGACGACCGTCATCATGGGAGACGTAACGTACGGTGCATGTTGTGTGGATGACTATACCGCTATGGGTCTTGGTTGCGACATGCTTGTGCATTACGGGCACAGTTGCCTTGTTCCCGTGGACCAAACCATGATTCGCACCCTTTACGTTTTCGTTGAAATCAGCGTCGATGCTGAGCATCTTCTCCAGACTGTGCGCTACAATTTTCCCAGTACTAGGGACGAATTTTACAACAAGGTCCTCACTGCACCGGGCGAGCGAAATGCACCCGCGGCAGTAGCGGTGGAAATGACAGGCGGTATGACAGGCGGCACCGAGCTCGAGATGGAATCGCCTCGCACACGCATTGCACTTGTCGGCACCATTCAATTTATTGCAGCCATTCAATCCATCCGCGAACGACTCACTCTTGGTGATACGGACGCACCCACTATACCTGTCGACGAGAAAGAAATTTCGGAGACGCAAGACAAAGCATTGGTCCGCTACGACGGCGACCATTTGAAGCACGCGCGGTATGAAGTGACGGTGCCGCAGATTAAGCCGCTGAGTCCAGGCGAAATTCTAGGCTGCACATCACCCAAGCTGGATCACACCAAAATCGATGCAATATTGTACGTGGGCGATGGTCGCTTTCATTTAGAATCTATTATGATTGCGAATCCGCGCATTCCTGCATTCCGGTACGATCCTTATACCAAacgtttgcagcgcgaaTTGTACGATCATCCTGAGATGCGCCGTCTGCGAAGGGCAGCCATTTTTGAAGCCTCTGCATCACTTGAAAGCTCAGAAGAAGGCGTTGAACAAGCAGCAAAACCTGGATGGGGCCTTGTGCTTGGGACTCTTGGTCGTCAAGGAAGCACAAAAGTCCTGGATTATCTGGGCGAAGTGCTGTctttgcgcgatgcaaCTGTGAAACATGTTCCTATACTCCTCTCCGAACTTTCTCCGCAAAAAATAAGCCTTTTTGGCGATCACCTTTCCGTGATTGTGCAGACGAGCTGTCCTAGGCTGTCGATCGATTGGGGCTCGGCCTTTCCTAAGCCGCTGCTTAGCCCGTACGAGGCTGCGGCTACGCTTGGTCGTGCTCCAATGTGGTCAGATAAGGATAATGCGCTTGGCATGGTCCGATACCCCGGAACACGGCCGGACAACGCGCCAGAAGAAGCGGCAGAAAAAAACGTTTCAGACTATCCTATGGATTTCTACGCCAATGCATCGTTAGGTCCATGGACTCCGCGTCATGGACTCGGCGTTGCTAAAAAGTCTGGGCGCAGCAACCGCGCATTGCTCCAGTCCATGGGCATCCGTATCCGCCAATCTGAAGCAAGGTAG